GGAGGATCCCCTCGAGGTACGGGTGGTGGACAATGCCGCGGTGCGAGCCGGACAGATCGCACAACTCCGTCGCCTCCGCGAGGAGCGCGATGAACCGACGACCACCGCAGCGCTGGATGCGCTGACCAAAGCGGCCGACACCGGCGAGGGCAACCTGTTGGCCCTGGGCATCGATGCCGCCCGCGCCATGGCGTCGCTGGGCGAGATCTCCGATGCTCTGGAGAAGGCCTATGGTCGCCATCAGGCACAGATCAAAACGATTTCAGGGGTGTACCGCAGCGAGATGGGCGAGAACGCAACACAGGTCAACCTGGTCCGCGAACAAGTGGACCGCTTCGCCGAGGTCGAGGGTCGACGGCCACGCATCCTCCTGGCCAAGATGGGCCAGGACGGCCACGACCGGGGCCAAAAAGTGATCGCCTCGGCCTTCGCCGACCTGGGCTTCGATGTGGACATCGGCCCGTTGTTCCAGACTCCCACCGAGGCGGCCGCCCAGGCGGTGGAGGCCGACGTACACATCGTGGGCGCCTCTTCGCTGGCCGCCGGACACCTGTCGCTGGTACCCGAGCTGCGCGACGCACTGGCGGCGGCAGGCCGTGACGACATCATGATCGTCGTTGGAGGCGTCATTCCACCTCAAGACTTCGAGACACTGCGCAAAGCCGGCGCAGCGGCAATCTTCCCGCCCGGCACCGTGATCGCCGAGGCGGCAGGCGGCCTGCTCGACCAACTGATGGAATCGCAGCACACCTGAGCATCGGCGTGGTCACCGATTCGATGGGCCATGATGGGCCCATGCATCTGACCGTTGTGGACCATCCCCTGGCCCAGGCGGCCCTGACCGTGCTGCGGGACGAATCCACTGAGGCCGCCGGATTTCGGGCGGCCATGAACGCGCTCGCCATCATGCTGATCTACGACGCCACCCGGGAGTTGTCCACCCAGGACATCACCGTGACGACGCCGCTGACCGACACGGCTGGGGTGCGCATCGACGCGCCGCCCTACGTGATTCCCGTGTTGCGAGCAGGTCTGGGCATGCTGGCCGGGGCGCTGACCCACCTACCGGACGCACCGACCGCGTTCGTGGGAGTGGCCCGCAACGACGACACGCTGATCCCCGAGCCGTACCTGAACTCGTTGCCCGGCGATCTGGACGGCCGAGATGTGCTGGTGCTGGACCCCATGTTGGCCACCGGCGGCTCGCTCGCTCACGCTGCCGAGTTGATCGGTGACAGCAATCCCGGCAAGGTCACCGCCGTGTGTGTTCTGGCCGCGCCGGCCGGCGTCGCCACGCTGCGACGCACCGGTGCGGTGGACGCCCTGGTTCTGGCATCGATCGACGACCACTTGAACGATGATGCCTTCATCGTGCCGGGGCTCGGCGATGCCGGCGATCGTCTGTACGGCCTCGCCTGACGTTGTGAGCAGCAAAAGTGCCCAATGTGGACACATCTCATGCTCACAACCACCTGGGAGGACATGACCGTGGGGTTCACTCGGGCCGAACTGGAGCACTTTCGCGACGCACTGGTGCCCGACATGATCGGGCCGGACCTCAAGCTGCTGTTCGTGGGGATCAACCCCGGACTCTGGAGCGCGGCTGCGCGGACCCACTTCGCCTCACCCAGCAACCGCTTCTATCCTGCGCTGCTGAAGGCGGGCATCATCGAGCGGGACGTCGACCGCTCCGACGGCATGTCCGATGCCGACCGTGACTACCTCCTCGGCCGAGGCCTGGGCATCACCAACGTGGTCCATCGCGCAACCGCCAAGGCCTCGGAGCTGACGCGCGACGAGCTTCGAGCCGGTGGTGAACGACTTCGAGCATGCGTTGCCCTGCACCAACCGGCCGTGGTGGCGGTGGCCGGCATCACCGCCTACCGGGATGCGTTCGCCCGCCCGAAGGCCACCACAGGACTCCAGGACGAGACCTTCGAGGGAATCGAACTGTGGGTGGTGCCCAACCCCAGCGGGCTCAACGCCCACGAAACCGTCACCTCCCTGGCAGCGGCCTATCGGGCGCCGGCAATTGCCGCCGGCATGGGACTGCACCCGACGGGCGACCTGCACTGAACCATCTACGACGTTGGCGACAGCGTCGTCATCGGCCGGTGCCAATGGATCGACTCAGGCCTGCTCGGGCACAAGCCCTCTCGGCAGAGCCGGTCCCCGGCACCCCCTGAGCACCTGGGCCGGGCGGGTGGCAGGCTGGGCGACATGCGCATCCTCATCACCGGCTGTTCCACCGGCTTTGGCCGAGCCACCTCCATCGAGGCCACCCGCCGGGGTCACGAGGTGGTGGCCACCGCCCGGGACATCACAACGCTGACAGACCTCGACGTTGCGCAACGGCTGGTCTTGGACGTCACCGATCAGGCCTCAATCGACAGCGCCATGGCCGAGGCAGGAACCGTGGACGCCTTGGTGAACAACGCCGGGGTGGACCGTCACGGCCCGGTGGAGGCCTACCCTGAGGACGTTGCCCGCTGGATCATGGACACCAACTTTTGGGGCACGTTTCGCATGACCTGCGCCGTCGCCCCGGCCATGCGGGAGCAGGGCTCAGGCGTAATCGTCAACATGTCGTCGGTGCAGGGCCGCGTGGGCACGCCACTGGGTGGCATCTACTCGGCATCCAAGGCGGCCATCGAGAGCTACAGCGAGTCGGCCCACTTCGAGTTGGGACATTTCGGTATCCGTTTGGTGATCATGCAGCCCGGCTACTTCGATACGCCAATGGCCGCCAAAGGCTCGAACGAGCTGGTGGACGGCACGGAGTACGAGGCGCTGGCCGAGCAGTGGTCATCCGGGTCGGATTCGCTGAACCCGGCCGGCCGGCCCGGCCCGGAGCCGGTGGCGACGGCCATCGTCGACGCCATCGAAAACGGCGAGACGCCACTGCGAGTGCCGGTGGGCGACGACGCACATCTGGTGCTTGGTGCACGATCGGCGATGGACGACAGCGAATTCGAAGACGTGATGCGAAGCACGCTCAACCTGTATTGGTAGGACCGTGTCCGCTCGTCCACAACGGGCTGCGCGACCCGTGGCGATCATCGCAGCCCATTCCTAGGTTCGCCCCCGAGACCGAATCGTTCGGTCAACGACGGAGGCAACAACATGGGCTCAACCGCAGGCGAGGGGTTCAACCTGGAGGTGCTGCCCCCTTGGGCGAGGCCCCTCAAGACCGTGGAGCGGGCCGGCGATCTGCTGAAGATCGTGACCGACATCGTGACCCACCGCTACGAGGCACCGATGGTCGATCCGTGGCTCGGGTCGCTGACCGTGCCCCATGGTGGCCCGATGTTTGGCTTGACCACGATGGCCGAGGTCGCCCAACACACGGCCCCAAGCAAGTGGCGACTGCTGGCGTACGACATGATCTCGACCCTGGACCAGATCGGGGGCAAGGCACTGGACGAGATGCTCTCCGACTGGGACCAGGTGAAGGACCGGCTGCGGGTGCGCATCTTCGGCGGGCAAAGCGACGACAAGGGCTGGCAGATGTTGGCCAAGCCGTTGGGCCCCACCTCGTACATCGGGCTCGGGATCGTGTTGGACAAGGCGATGGGTTCGATCAGTGAGGAACACGCCGGCAGGTGGCCGGTTTCGATCGAGGAGGTCTGGGCAACCGCCGAAATCAACCGGGCCGAACAGGTGCCGGTGACCTACGAGATCAGCGCTCGTGAGGGTTGTGCGTTTGCGGTCGTGGAAGGCGACGGCCTGGCGGTGACCGGCCATGCGCTTGACCTTTCGTTGGCCATTCCCGACCTGTTCTGTCCCCCCGACGTGGCGGTGATGGCGCCTACCGCGCACCATCTGCTGGTGATGCCGAGGATGCCGGACCACGAGGAGCTGCGCTTGGCGTTCCACCACGCAGGGTTGAAGTGGGCGGAGGACCACGGCAATCGGGTGTCGACGGACGTGTTCCGCTACCGAGGCCCGGCATCGTTGAGCTACGAGCCCCTGTGGTCGGTTCAGGGGAGCCTTGGTTCGTTCAGCGCCCGGCCCGGCCGCTAGCGCCGCTCGCCACGCGCCGGCAGGGTGGGGGTGCGGCGACGTGTGTTGTGGCGCACGCTGCGCAGGCGTCCCTGAACCTTCACCCGCACGGGTGGCTCCGCCACGTCACCGACCACCTCCTCGATCAGATCCCGCAGCGTGACCAGGCCCAGCGTCAACCCGCCGCGGCTCACCACCAGCGCCAGGTGGACGCGGTCTCGTTGCATGCCCACCAGGACGTCCTCCACCAGGTCGTCGGGCGAGACGGAGGACACGCCCCGCACGAGGTCACCCGCTGTCTTCTCGACCCGGTCCTGGGAGCCCAACAACAGCACGTCGCGAACCAACACCATGCCGGCAACATCGTCCAAGTCGGCGCCCCGGGTCACGACGAGGCGGCTGCGTTCGCTGCGACGGGAGGTCTCCTCAATCGCGTCGGCCGCGTCGTGGTCGCTCACTTCGACGATGTCGTTTCGCTGTGTCATCACCGCCGAAACCGGGGTGGCGTTGAGTTGCAGCCCGCGTGACAACAGTTCCTGATCGGCCGGATGGATACCCACACCGCTTGCGCCTGCGCCCGACTGACGGATGAGCAGACCAAGGTCGGCGGCACTGTAGGCGGCCGCATCGTCACGGGGCTGTGTGCCGGTCAGCCGAATCAACGCGTTGGACAACCAATTGAGCACAACGATCAGCGGTCGAAACAACGACACGAAGAAGACGAACGGACGAGCGAGCAGCAACACCGAGCGCTCGGGTGCTGAAATGGCCACGCTCTTGGGCGCCATCTCACCAAGAACCATGTGGAGGAAGACCACGATCGACAGCCCGACGGTGAAGCCAATGGCGTGCACCACACCCGAAGGCAACGTGACCACCCCCCGAAGCGCCGACTCGATGAGGTGGGACATCGCCGGTTCGGCCAATCCACCAAGGCCCAGCGAGCACATGGTGATACCCAACTGGGCACCTGCCAGCATGAGCGACAGCTCTTTGGACGCCCGAATGGCGGCAGCCGCCCGGCCATCGCCGTCGACGGCCAACTGCTCCAGGCGCGAACGTCGGGCGGTGAGCACGGCGAACTCGGCGGCGACGAAGCCGCCGTTGGCCACCAGCAGAAGCAACGACAGGCCAAGTGCCAGTGGCGCGCTCACGAGCCGCCCTCCGGCACGCCCGTCGAAGTTGACCCCGCACCACTCCACCAGGCCGACACCCACTCGACCGCGCGGTGATCCATCGCCTCCACCTCGATCGCAACGGATCCATCATCGACCTCAAGGTCGACCACGTCCCCGACGGCGGGCACCGTGCCCAACTCGGTCATCACCAACCCACTGACGGTGTCATACGGGCCCTCGGGCAGCGGCAGATCGAAGTCCCGGATCACGTCGGCCACCAGCGCCGAGCCACGTATCCGCCATCCGTCCGCGGTGGCCACGCCCAACTCGGGACCATCGTCGGGCGCGTCGTACTCATCCTCGATCGGCCCCAGGAGCCGCTCCACCAGGTCTTCCAGCGTGACGATGCCCGCCAGGTCGCCGTACTCGTCGATCACCACCGCCAACTCCTGGCCCCGCCGACGGAACTGCTCCAGCACATCCTTGGCCGAGGTCGACTCCACCGCCTCCACCGGATGCACGGTCATCAGGTCGACGACACGGGCACTTCGACGCTTCTCGGGGCGCACCTCGATCAACTGCTTCAAGCTGACCAACCCGCGCACCTCGTCGATGCCGTCGGCGCTGCGGTGCACCACCGGAAACCGCGTGTGGGCCATGGCGGCAGCGGCCATGAGATCGGCGCCGGTGGCCGTGTCCGGCAGGGTATCGACCTTGCGACGGGGCACCATCACCTGGTCGGCGGTGAGGTTGCGAAACTCCAGCACCCGCCCAAGCAACCTCGCCTGGCCCGCCGAGAGACTGCCCTGCTCCGCCGCCGCCTCGACGATGTAGTCGAGATCCTCGATGGTGACGGTGGCATCGATCTCATCGACAGCATGCAGGCCGAAGCGCGCCAGGAGCGCATTTGCGGAACCGTCGAACAGGCGAACGACCGGCCCAAAAAGCCGCATGTAGATGGCGAGGCCGCGAGCCTGGCGCCGGGCCACCTGTTCGGGTTTCGCAATGGCGTAGTTCTTGGGGGCGAGCTCGCCCAGGACCATCTGGGCCACCACCGCCACCAGGAAGGCCAACGCGGTGGAACTGGCTGTGCGGATCGCCCCGGTGACACCGATGGCTTCGAACAGCGGGCGGAACAAAGCCTCGAAAACCGGCTCGGTGATGAACCCCAACACCAGGGATGTCACCGTGATGCCGAACTGCGCACCAGACAACATGAACCCCAACCGACTCAACACCGATATTGCCCGGCCCGAAGCCTGGTCACCGTCGGCGGCGGCCTCCTCCAGCCGGTGGCGACGTACCGCCACGTAGCCGAACTCGGCTGCGACAAACCATGCGTTGGCCGCGATGAGAGCGAAGATGGCGAGCAGGCCGAGGAAGGTCGTCATGGGGTGCGCGAACGCCTGCGGAAGCCTAGTTGCCGCGGGGCACGGTCTCGGCGGCAACTAGGTTGGGCGACCGATGGCTGCGGTGTGGGACGTCGAGCGCTACGTACAGGGCACCAGGTCTGGCGACCGGGCGGTACTCGGCCGCACGATCACCCTGATCGAAAGCAGCCGTCCCGAACACCGCACGGTGGCACGCGAGGTACTGGCCCGGTTGATGCCCTACACCGGCGGGGCGCATCGAATCGGCATCACCGGCGTGCCGGGCGTGGGTAAGAGCACGTTTATCGACAAGCTGGGAGTCAACCTGACCGCCGCCGGCAACCGGGTCGCCGTGTTGGCGGTCGATCCCTCCAGTTCGCGCACCGGCGGATCGATCCTGGGTGACAAGACACGCATGGCACGCCTGGCGGTCGACCCGCAGGCGTTCGTGCGACCATCGCCCACCGGCTCCACGCTGGGCGGGGTCACCAGCATGACCCGGGAAACGATGCTGGTCTGCGAAGCCGCCGGGTACGACGTGGTGCTGGTGGAAACCGTGGGCGTCGGCCAGTCCGAGACCATGGTGGCCGACATGGTGGACATGTTCTGCGTCCTCATGCTGCCCGGCGCCGGCGATGAGCTGCAGGGCATCAAGAAGGGCATTCTGGAGCTTGCCGACCTGGTGGCGGTCAACAAAGCCGACGGCGACAATGTTCAGCGGGCCAACCTGGCGGTCGCCGACCTCAAACGAGCGCTTCACTTGTTGGTGCCTGCCAGCCCCAACTGGTCGCCTCCGGTGCTGAGCACATCGGCCCTCACCAACGCCGGCCTGGACGACCTCTGGGCACAGATGGCCGAGCATCGCCAACGGATGACGGCGTCCGGCGAGTGGGATGAGCGCCGACGCAACCAGCAGGTCCGGTGGTTGTGGGCCCTGTTGGAGGACCACATGCGCGCCGACCTCCGGGGCAGTCAGGCGGTGGCCGACGCGCTGATCGAGGCAGAGCAGCGGGTGCGCAATGGCACCGAACCGGCGCCGGTGGCCGCCGCCGCGGTCTGGGATCGCTACACCGGCAGAGACGACCGAGCGGGCCACCCCGTCCGATGACGCAGGTGGCCGTCGTCGCTGGGACCTGCTGCCGACTCGATCTGAGTAGTGCGCGAGGAGGGACTTGAACCCTCACGTCCTTTCGGACACTGGAACCTGAATCCAGCGCGTCTGCCAATTCCGCCACTCGCGCGTGGCTTGCGTCGCACAGCGTAGAGGTTTGACGGGCGCTGTGCACACCCGGATCGAAGCGAACACGGCGGAAAGATCGAGCCGGTCGACCTACGAGTGGCGCGAAGGTGGGTATCGTGTGCCCCGTGGGTATCCAAGGATTCGAACGTCGGCTGGAACACCTCATCGAGGGCACCTTCGCCCGGGTGTTCCGCAGTGGTCTCAACCCGGTCGAATTGGGCCGCAAACTCGTCCGGACACTCGACGACAAAAGGTCGGTTGGTGTCAACGGCCGCGTCATCGTTCCAAACGACTTCACCTTCGTCCTCGCTGAGGACGACTACGAGCAACTGGCCGACATGGCCGGGGTGCTCGCCCGGGACCTGGGCGATGCCGCTCGTGAGCACGCCAGGGACATGGGCTACTCCTTTGCCGGTCCCATCCAAACCACCTTCGTGGTCTCACCCGATCTGCGCCCAGGCGTGTTCGAGGTTGAGGCCACCCACAAGGAGGGCGATGGCTCGCCGGTCGGCAGCCTGTTGTTGCCCACGGGCGACAGGGTCCCCCTGGGGCAGTACGTCGTCTCCGTGGGCCGCCAGACCGACTGCACCATCGTGTTGGGTGACCCCAAGGTGTCGCGACGTCATGCCGAGGTTCGCCCGTCAGGCGACGGTTTCGTGCTGGTCGACCTCAACTCCACAAACGGCAGCTACATCAACCGTCAACGCATCAGCCAGCACCAATTGGTCGACGGCGACGAACTGGGCTTCGGTCACACCTACTTCTTCTTCGAGGCCTTCTGAGGTTCGGCGGCACCGGACCGGTGCCGCCGGCCGATAATCTCCCTTCGTGCCCGAGCAACTGCTCAACCTCCTCAAGATCTGTCTGCTGGTCTTGCTGTACCTGTTCTTCCTGCGCGTGCTCCGAGCCGTGTGGGCCGAGGTGAGTGTCACCAACGGGTCCGCAGTGGTCACCGGGGGGGAACCCAAGCGGTTCAGCCGACGGAGATCCACCGGCGGAACCAGGGCGCCCCAGGGTCTTCGAGTGCTGGAACCGGCCGATTGGGCCGGGCGTGCCATGCAGATGGCCCCACACATCACCATCGGTCGAGACCCAGGATCCACTCTGCCGCTCACGGACAACTATCTGTCGCACCAACACGCCCGCATTGTCGAACGTGACGGGGACTACCTGTTGGAGGATCTGGGCTCCACCAACGGCACCTACCTCAACGGGAAACGCATGTCGGCACCGGCGCCGTTGCGCCGGGGCGACCGGGTGCAGGCAGGCAACCTGGTGGTCGAGGTCACATGATCTCCTTCACCTGGGGAGGTGCCACCCACACCGGCCGAGTTCGTTCGATGAACCAGGACAATCTGTTGGCGAACGATGGGCTCTTCGCGGTTGCCGACGGCATGGGTGGGCACCTCGGCGGCGAGGTGGCGTCGGAGCGGTCGCTGGACGTGCTGCGCAACTCCAATCCGTCGGGCCTGGAGGCGCTGGTGGATGCGGTCCACGCCGCCAACCTTGCGGTACACACCGAATCGGCGGCAAACCCCGAGTTGCGCGGTATGGGTACGACCTTGGTGGCCGTCGTGCGTACCGAGGACGACCAGTTGGCCCTCATCAACGTGGGCGACTCACGCATCTATCAGTACCGCTCAGGCACGCTCAAGCAGCTCTCCGAGGACCACTCGTTGGTGGAGTCCATGGTGCGCAGAGGCCAGATCACGGCTGAAGCAGCCCTCACCCACCCGCAACGCAACGTGGTTCTGCGGGCTCTCGGAGTCGACGCAGACGTCGATCTTGATGCCTGGACCCTGCGACCGGTCGACGGCGACCGGCTGGTTTTGTGCAGCGACGGCCTGTTCAACGAGGTTTCAGGCGATCAAATCGCCGGAATTCTGGCAGGTCACCCCGACCCGCAGGCCGCCGCCGAACGGCTGGTGGAGGCCGCAAACGAGGGGGGCGGTCGCGACAACATCACCGTGATCGTGGTGGACGTGCAGGCCACGCCCGACGACACCCCGGTGGAGGAACGACTCACGCAGGTGCTCTTCGCAGATCAGGCGATCGCCACACACGAGGACGACACCACGCGGGAGGTGGCGGTTCCCGTCGGGGCCCGTCCGCCCGAGGAGCCAGACGATCCACTGCCGCCGGCACCGGCGGCAGGCGACGTCGCCCCCACCAACGCACCTGATCAGGGCGACGTCGACCCGGCTCACGCCGGGGAGGTCGACGACCCACCCTCCCGTTCGGTGGTGCGCACCATGGCGTTCCTCACCGCCATCGTCCTGACATTCGGCGTGGCGCTGGCCGGTGTGGGCCTCTGGGGCCGTATGTCATGGTTCGTCGCCATCTCGGACACCGAACAGGTGACCGTGTATCAGGGGCGACCCGGCGGGTTTCTATGGTTTCAGCCGACGGTGATCGACCAGACGGCGCTGCGGACCGACGACCTGGAGCAGGCCGATCTGTTGGAGCTCGACCCCGGAAAGATCTTCAGCGGGCGGGCGGCCGCCGAAACCTACGTGGCGAACCTGAACCAGCGTGCTCGCGACCGGGCCACCACCACCACCCGGGCCACCACCACCACTCAGGTGGCCACCACCACCACCAGGAAGCCGAAGGCCACCACCACTCAGCAACCCAAGGTCGGCGCCACGGCGAAGCCCAAGCCGGTGACCACCAAGTCGCCCGCCACGGCACGGCCCCAAACCGCTCCGCAGGCACCCGCAACCACCGCCAAGAAGGCGAACTCGCTGCGGTCCCCGCCGAACCGACCGGCCCCCGGGGCGCTCCCCTCGGGAGGCCCATGAACGGCAAGGACCGCCGAACGACGGAGCTGGGGTTGATCCTGCTCGGCCTGGTGATCATCGGCGCCGCCTACACGCTCGCCAGCCTTGGCAGCCGTGCGTCGCTCCCCGCCGACGTGGTGCCGTTCCTGGCCATGGTGGTGGCCCTGGTCATCGTCGCCCACATCGCAGTGCGTCGGTTGGCCCCGAACGCCGACGGCATCATTCTGCCGGTGGTGGCGCTCCTCAACGGGTTGGGCTACGTCTTCATCGCCCGCATCGACCAGGACCTGGCGATCAAGCAGGCCGGCTGGACCGCAGTGGGCGTGGTGGCATTCGTTGCGACCCTGGCGTTGGTCCGAAAAGTGAAGACACTCGCCAACTACGGGTACACGCTGTTGTTCATCGGTCTCGGCCTCCTGTTGTTACCGCTGCTCCCCGTGGTCGGGAAAGAGATCAACGGTGCCAGAATCTGGATCAACCTCGGCGGTTTCTCGGTGCAGCCCGCCGAGTTCGCCAAGATCGCACTGATCTTGTTCTTTGCCACCTATTTGGTGAAGAACCGTGAACTGCTCGGGCTGACCAACTGGCGGCTCGGGCCGCTGCACCTGCCCGCACCCAAGTTTCTCGCCCCGGTCATCCTGGCCTGGGGCGTCGCCCTGCTGGTCATGATCGCCCAGAAGGACCTCGGCTCGGCGTTGTTGTTCTTCGTGCTGTTCCTGTCAATGATGTGGATCGCAACCGAGCGGCTGATCTACCCGGTGATGGGTGGCCTGTTGTTCGCTGCGGGAGCCACAATTGCGTGGTCGCAGCTGGGCCACGTACAGGATCGGGTGACCGCCTGGCTGAATCCCTGGGATGTTGCCGGTGGGTCCGGCTACCAAATCGTCCAGGGCACCTATGCGCTGGCGTGGGGCGGCATGGGCGGCCAGGGCTTGGGCAGGGGTTACGGCATACCGGGGTTGGGCAAGGCATTCGTGGCCACCGACTCGATCTTCGTGGTGATCGGTGAGGAACTGGGGGTGTTCGGGTCCACCGCGGTGCTGGCGGCGTTCCTCCTCATCGCCGGGGCCGGATTCCGCATCGCCATGCGTGCCGACGACCCCTACCACAAGCTGCTGGCGGCCGGGCTCACCGTGTCGCTGACCTTCCAGGCCTTCGTCATCATGGGAGGCCTGCTTCGGGTACTCCCGCTCACGGGCATCACGCTGCCGTTTCTGTCCTACGGCGGCTCCTCGCTGGTGGCCAACTACGTGCTGGTTGCGCTCCTCATCCGCACCTCCGACGAGGTGTACGACCGGTCCGACGGTGCGGCGCGACGCAGCCGTGTTCGGATCGGGGTCGGCCAGTGAACACACAGATCCGTCGCCTGGCCCTGGGCATGGTGCTGCTCTACTCGGCCCTGTTCGTGCGCCTCAACGTGGTGCAGGTGTTCTCCTCGGGCGATTTGAATGCCAGAGAGGGCAACAACCGCCAGAATCTGCGCGACTTTGATCGTCCTCGGGGCAAGATTCAAACCTCGGACGGCACCGTGGTCGCCTTCACCGAGGAGGTCAAGGGCAAGCGCTTCGAATACCAGCGCAACTACCCAACCGGCGAGTTGTTCGCCCACGTCACCGGCTACTTCACGCTCGAGCTGGGCTCCACGGGGGTTGAGCGGAGCTACGGCGATGACCTCTCGGGGCAATCCAGCAGCCTTGAGCTCCGTGCCCTCACCAATCTGTTCAACGCCGATGCGAACACCGGCGACGTGGTGCTGTCACTTCGCAGCGACGTACAACAGGCCGCACGCGACGGCCTCGGCGACCGTCGCGGCTCGGTGGTGGCCCTCGACCCACGCACCGGAGCAATCTTGGCGCTTTGGTCGTATCCCAGTTACGACCCAAACCTGCTGGTCGACGACAACGGTGCCGACGCCATCGGCGTCAAGACGCTGCTGGACGGCGCGCCCGACAAGCCACTGCTGGCCCGGTCGTACCGCGAACTGTTTGCGCCCGGATCCACCTTCAAGGTGGTGACCGGATCCGCCGGGATTCGTTCCGGCGACGTGAGTTTGATGTCACCGAGCTACCCGGAGCGCACCGAGTGGACGCCGCCGGGGACCACCAGGCCGTTGTCCAACTTCGACGGAGCCCTGTGCGGCGGCCCCCTGATCGAGGTGCTCCGAGTCTCGTGCAACACCGCTTTCGCCGAGATGGGCGCCCGCACCCTCGGGCCCGAGGCGCTGGTTGACACCGCAGTCGACTTCGGCTTTGGCTCCAAACCTCCAATCGACATCCCAGGCGCCGTCGCCTCGGAGATCCCCACCGATTACGGCAAGGCGCTTGGCCCGTTTCCCGATGGGGACGGCGGCACGGTGTACGAGGACACCCCGGCGCTGGCCCAGGTGGCAATCGGCCAGGGCAATGCCCGGGCCACCCCGCTCCAGATGGCGATGACGGCCGGTGCGATCGGCAACGAGGGCATCATCATGGAGCCTCATGTTGCAGCCGAGGTTCGCGACACCGAGGGCAACGTCGTACGCGAGGTGAAGCCCACCGTGTGGAAGCGCCCGCTGAAGAAGGAACAGGCCGCCGCCATGAGAA
Above is a genomic segment from Candidatus Microthrix parvicella Bio17-1 containing:
- the upp gene encoding uracil phosphoribosyltransferase: MHLTVVDHPLAQAALTVLRDESTEAAGFRAAMNALAIMLIYDATRELSTQDITVTTPLTDTAGVRIDAPPYVIPVLRAGLGMLAGALTHLPDAPTAFVGVARNDDTLIPEPYLNSLPGDLDGRDVLVLDPMLATGGSLAHAAELIGDSNPGKVTAVCVLAAPAGVATLRRTGAVDALVLASIDDHLNDDAFIVPGLGDAGDRLYGLA
- a CDS encoding mismatch-specific DNA-glycosylase is translated as MGFTRAELEHFRDALVPDMIGPDLKLLFVGINPGLWSAAARTHFASPSNRFYPALLKAGIIERDVDRSDGMSDADRDYLLGRGLGITNVVHRATAKASELTRDELRAGGERLRACVALHQPAVVAVAGITAYRDAFARPKATTGLQDETFEGIELWVVPNPSGLNAHETVTSLAAAYRAPAIAAGMGLHPTGDLH
- a CDS encoding SDR family oxidoreductase yields the protein MRILITGCSTGFGRATSIEATRRGHEVVATARDITTLTDLDVAQRLVLDVTDQASIDSAMAEAGTVDALVNNAGVDRHGPVEAYPEDVARWIMDTNFWGTFRMTCAVAPAMREQGSGVIVNMSSVQGRVGTPLGGIYSASKAAIESYSESAHFELGHFGIRLVIMQPGYFDTPMAAKGSNELVDGTEYEALAEQWSSGSDSLNPAGRPGPEPVATAIVDAIENGETPLRVPVGDDAHLVLGARSAMDDSEFEDVMRSTLNLYW
- a CDS encoding hemolysin family protein, encoding MSAPLALGLSLLLLVANGGFVAAEFAVLTARRSRLEQLAVDGDGRAAAAIRASKELSLMLAGAQLGITMCSLGLGGLAEPAMSHLIESALRGVVTLPSGVVHAIGFTVGLSIVVFLHMVLGEMAPKSVAISAPERSVLLLARPFVFFVSLFRPLIVVLNWLSNALIRLTGTQPRDDAAAYSAADLGLLIRQSGAGASGVGIHPADQELLSRGLQLNATPVSAVMTQRNDIVEVSDHDAADAIEETSRRSERSRLVVTRGADLDDVAGMVLVRDVLLLGSQDRVEKTAGDLVRGVSSVSPDDLVEDVLVGMQRDRVHLALVVSRGGLTLGLVTLRDLIEEVVGDVAEPPVRVKVQGRLRSVRHNTRRRTPTLPARGERR
- a CDS encoding hemolysin family protein; amino-acid sequence: MTTFLGLLAIFALIAANAWFVAAEFGYVAVRRHRLEEAAADGDQASGRAISVLSRLGFMLSGAQFGITVTSLVLGFITEPVFEALFRPLFEAIGVTGAIRTASSTALAFLVAVVAQMVLGELAPKNYAIAKPEQVARRQARGLAIYMRLFGPVVRLFDGSANALLARFGLHAVDEIDATVTIEDLDYIVEAAAEQGSLSAGQARLLGRVLEFRNLTADQVMVPRRKVDTLPDTATGADLMAAAAMAHTRFPVVHRSADGIDEVRGLVSLKQLIEVRPEKRRSARVVDLMTVHPVEAVESTSAKDVLEQFRRRGQELAVVIDEYGDLAGIVTLEDLVERLLGPIEDEYDAPDDGPELGVATADGWRIRGSALVADVIRDFDLPLPEGPYDTVSGLVMTELGTVPAVGDVVDLEVDDGSVAIEVEAMDHRAVEWVSAWWSGAGSTSTGVPEGGS
- the meaB gene encoding methylmalonyl Co-A mutase-associated GTPase MeaB, whose amino-acid sequence is MAAVWDVERYVQGTRSGDRAVLGRTITLIESSRPEHRTVAREVLARLMPYTGGAHRIGITGVPGVGKSTFIDKLGVNLTAAGNRVAVLAVDPSSSRTGGSILGDKTRMARLAVDPQAFVRPSPTGSTLGGVTSMTRETMLVCEAAGYDVVLVETVGVGQSETMVADMVDMFCVLMLPGAGDELQGIKKGILELADLVAVNKADGDNVQRANLAVADLKRALHLLVPASPNWSPPVLSTSALTNAGLDDLWAQMAEHRQRMTASGEWDERRRNQQVRWLWALLEDHMRADLRGSQAVADALIEAEQRVRNGTEPAPVAAAAVWDRYTGRDDRAGHPVR
- a CDS encoding FhaA domain-containing protein codes for the protein MGIQGFERRLEHLIEGTFARVFRSGLNPVELGRKLVRTLDDKRSVGVNGRVIVPNDFTFVLAEDDYEQLADMAGVLARDLGDAAREHARDMGYSFAGPIQTTFVVSPDLRPGVFEVEATHKEGDGSPVGSLLLPTGDRVPLGQYVVSVGRQTDCTIVLGDPKVSRRHAEVRPSGDGFVLVDLNSTNGSYINRQRISQHQLVDGDELGFGHTYFFFEAF
- a CDS encoding FHA domain-containing protein, translating into MPEQLLNLLKICLLVLLYLFFLRVLRAVWAEVSVTNGSAVVTGGEPKRFSRRRSTGGTRAPQGLRVLEPADWAGRAMQMAPHITIGRDPGSTLPLTDNYLSHQHARIVERDGDYLLEDLGSTNGTYLNGKRMSAPAPLRRGDRVQAGNLVVEVT